Proteins encoded within one genomic window of Paramisgurnus dabryanus chromosome 13, PD_genome_1.1, whole genome shotgun sequence:
- the ube2s gene encoding ubiquitin-conjugating enzyme E2 S, whose product MNSNVENLPPQVLRLVYKEVSALAADPPEGIKIYPSEEDITELHTAIEGPEGTPYAGGIFRMRLVLGKDFPAAPPRGYFLTKIFHPNVGHKGEICVNVLKRDWKAELGLRHVLLTIKCLLIHPNPESALNEEAGRLLLEDYKEYASRAHLLTEIHAMGGTSGAPQEPADGPQPKKHAGDPNKRVAGVGLAILGGSINGSNNSSSSGTSSSNTNIVAKKKTDKKRALRRL is encoded by the exons ATG aATTCAAACGTGGAGAACCTGCCTCCCCAAGTCTTGAGACTTGTCTATAAAGAGGTTTCTGCTTTGGCAGCAGACCCTCCAGAAGGCATCAAAATCTATCCCAGTGAAGAGGACATAACTGAGCTTCACACTGCGATTGAGGGCCCAG AAGGAACCCCATATGCAGGAGGAATATTCCGTATGCGTTTGGTTCTCGGGAAAGATTTTCCTGCTGCACCTCCCAGAGGATATTTCCTCACTAAGATTTTTCACCCAAATGTTGGGCACAAGGGTGAGATATGTGTCAATGTACTGAAGAGGGACTGGAAGGCAGAGCTGGGTCTGAGACATGTATTGCTA ACCATCAAGTGCCTTCTGATTCATCCTAATCCAGAGTCTGCTCTGAACGAAGAGGCAGGAAGGTTGCTTTTAGAGGACTATAAAGAGTATGCATCCCGTGCTCACCTTCTAACAGAAATCCATGCTATGGGAGGCACGTCGGGGGCTCCTCAAGAGCCAGCTGATGGACCCCAACCCAAGAAACATGCAGGAGATCCAAATAAACGTGTAGCTGGGGTTGGTTTGGCAATACTGGGTGGTAGTATTAATGGCTCAAATAACAGCAGCAGCAGTGGCACAAGCAGTAGCAATACTAATATAGTTGCAAAGAAGAAAACCGATAAAAAACGAGCACTGAGGCGACTATAA
- the josd2 gene encoding josephin-2, giving the protein MSGGEVFHEKQRLELCAIHALNNVLQERVFTKETADDICKRLAPQCVMNPHRSVLGTGNYDVNVIMAALQSRGLAAVWWDKRRSVQNLCLDKIQGFILNVPSRVSLGFVSLPLRRRHWLAVREVNGQYYNLDSKLKGPACIGGETELRPFLIEQLSHDVAEMLLVVQKEVEDDGTWLKPDQPRE; this is encoded by the exons ATGAGTGGGGGCGAAGTGTTTCACGAGAAACAGAGATTGGAGCTCTGCGCCATCCATGCTTTGAACAATGTGCTTCAGGAGAGAGTGTTCACCAAAGAGACAGCAGATGACATCTGCAAGCG GCTTGCCCCACAGTGTGTGATGAATCCACACCGCTCAGTGTTAGGCACAGGAAACTATGATGTTAATGTGATTATGGCAGCTTTGCAGAGTCGGGGGCTTGCTGCTGTATGGTGGGACAAACGCAG GTCAGTACAGAATTTATGCCTGGACAAAATCCAAGGCTTCATTTTGAACGTCCCGTCCAGAGTGTCACTGGGATTTGTCTCGCTTCCACTGAGACGCAGGCACTGGCTGGCAGTACGAGAGGTCAATGGGCAGTATTATAACTTAGACTCCAAATTAAAAGGGCCTGCCTGTATCGGTGGTGAAACAGAACTCAG GCCGTTTCTCATCGAACAGCTTTCTCATGATGTTGCAGAGATGCTCCTCGTCGTCCAGAAGGAAGTAGAAGACGACGGGACGTGGTTGAAACCAGATCAACCCAGGGAGTAA
- the LOC135743161 gene encoding uncharacterized protein produces MAVKSHISLLGLIMICSSLTGTTAETDVFSSSGENVTLPCINALSDCTSTTWNYNKHSSSAVVELIAQGIKKKNTERAERLSLGSDCSLNIYKTTEDDRGQYICQQYVNEQKHGNDAQVYLHVLHVSSSSSQTEIKPGGSLTLICQLLPYEDSCNTLVHSEDLQLSWVNQADVNLQTDYRYQILRSGHCFIALTTTIQNEENNTEWRCLVKKKNEIKTSASYTVKFRGPSDPNPAVTTTNYETISTINASESEGSKICVSFFRVIIVIVEITAFAAPTVILLQIVCTERAENRRKTPITP; encoded by the exons ATGGCTGTTAAGAGTCATATAAGTCTGCTGGGACTCATCATGATCTGCTCATCTCTCACAG GTACAACTGCAGAGACTGATGTGTTCAGTAGTTCTGGTGAAAATGTCACTCTGCCCTGTATTAATGCTCTTTCTGACTGCACCTCAACTACATGGAACTACAACAAACATAGTTCATCAGCTGTAGTAGAACTGATTGCTCAAGgaataaagaagaaaaacacAGAGAGAGCTGAGAGACTGAGTCTGGGGTCTGACTGCTCTCTGAACATCTATAAAACAACAGAAGATGATCGTGGACAATACATCTGCCAACAAtatgtgaatgaacaaaaacatGGAAATGATGCACAGGTTTATCTACATGTTCTTCATG tctcttcatcatcatcacagACTGAGATAAAACCAGGCGGATCTTTGACTCTCATCTGTCAGCTGTTACCATATGAAGACTCTTGTAATACTTTGGTCCATTCTGAAGATCTTCAGCTGTCCTGGGTGAATCAGGCTGATGTTAATCTACAGACAGACTACAGATATCAGATATTACGATCAGGACACTGTTTCATCGCTCTGACTACAACAATCCAGAATGAAGAAAACAACACAGAGTGGAGATGTTTGGTTAAAAAGAAGAATGAGATTAAAACCTCAGCCAGCTACACTGTCAAGTTTAGGG GTCCATCTGACCCAAATCCAGCAGTCACCACCACAAACTATGAGACGATATCAACTATAAATGCATCAGAAAGTGAAGGCAGTAAAATTTGTGTGTCATTTTTCAGAG TGATTATAGTGATTGTTGAGATAACAGCATTTGCTGCTCCTACTGTGATTCTTCTTCAGATCGTCTGTACAGAAAGAGCTG AAAACAGAAGAAAGACTCCGATCACCCCCTGA